A window of Marinobacter salarius contains these coding sequences:
- a CDS encoding LysR substrate-binding domain-containing protein, producing the protein MNPRRLPSLSALRAFEAAARHESAKQAAQELSVTATAISHQIRGLEEALGVELFVRKPRQLVLTSKGRDLQEVLGTAFDNIGNAIERLKAVPSRQAVTLSTTPAVAVRWLLSWVCMLRDSHPDIDLRIHASHEAVALDGVTADLAIRYGDGHWPGLVAEKLFDNTFIPACSPHLGLTRMEDLPNHPLIHFRPQRVSVSPVDWAGWQKRVGLAGLDVSAGLVFSDETHTISAAVGGQGVALMSRPLIEDELAEGRLVQPFGPELEGKPFYLVYPESRRQDPTIRAIRDWVLNVPGGLCPVSPAATA; encoded by the coding sequence ATGAACCCCCGCCGCTTGCCTTCGCTGTCCGCCCTGCGAGCCTTTGAGGCCGCCGCCCGCCATGAGAGTGCCAAGCAGGCTGCCCAGGAGCTTTCGGTGACCGCCACGGCGATCAGTCATCAGATTCGCGGGCTTGAAGAGGCGCTTGGGGTGGAGCTGTTCGTTCGTAAACCCCGGCAACTGGTGCTGACGTCCAAGGGGCGGGACTTACAGGAAGTGCTGGGAACCGCCTTCGACAACATCGGCAACGCCATCGAGCGATTGAAGGCAGTGCCGTCGCGCCAGGCGGTGACTCTGTCCACCACACCAGCGGTCGCGGTGCGCTGGTTGTTGTCCTGGGTGTGTATGTTGCGGGACAGCCATCCGGACATTGATCTGCGCATTCACGCCTCACACGAAGCCGTGGCCCTGGATGGGGTGACGGCGGACCTCGCCATTCGCTATGGCGATGGGCACTGGCCGGGCCTGGTTGCGGAGAAGCTGTTCGATAACACCTTTATTCCTGCCTGCAGTCCCCATCTTGGGCTGACGAGGATGGAGGATTTACCGAATCATCCGCTGATCCACTTCCGGCCGCAGCGAGTATCGGTGAGCCCGGTAGACTGGGCAGGCTGGCAGAAGCGGGTAGGACTAGCGGGGCTGGATGTGAGTGCCGGATTGGTGTTTTCGGACGAGACCCACACCATTTCCGCGGCCGTGGGTGGCCAGGGCGTGGCGCTGATGAGCCGACCGTTGATCGAGGATGAGTTAGCTGAAGGGCGGCTGGTGCAGCCCTTCGGCCCGGAACTGGAAGGTAAACCATTCTACCTGGTGTACCCGGAAAGCCGTCGTCAGGATCCGACGATACGGGCCATCCGCGATTGGGTACTGAACGTACCCGGAGGATTGTGCCCAGTATCGCCGGCTGCTACCGCCTGA
- a CDS encoding FMN-dependent NADH-azoreductase: MTHILQLDASARPGRAGIHEHGSHSRSLTHRFVSRWQAQCPGDTVTHRDIGDTPPSFIDQRWIQAAFTPPEKHEPWMDDTLAESDQLIDELVAADILVIGAPLYNFGMPAALKAWVDLIVRMGRTVEYDPSTPEAPFTALLADRPRHAVILSSRGGVGFEPGGELAHMNHLEPGLTTVLEFIGITNVHSIAIENQEEGGEVLAQSVAEAERRVDELVLALQGTLTKAAPAMTSPSLVGSV, encoded by the coding sequence ATGACTCATATCCTGCAACTCGACGCCTCTGCCCGCCCTGGACGCGCCGGCATCCACGAACACGGCTCCCACAGCCGCAGCCTGACCCACCGGTTTGTTTCCCGATGGCAGGCCCAATGCCCCGGCGATACCGTGACCCACCGAGATATCGGTGATACACCGCCTTCCTTCATTGACCAGCGATGGATACAGGCGGCCTTTACTCCGCCCGAAAAGCACGAGCCCTGGATGGACGACACACTGGCAGAAAGTGACCAACTGATCGATGAACTGGTCGCCGCGGACATCCTGGTCATTGGCGCGCCGCTCTATAATTTTGGTATGCCAGCGGCTCTGAAGGCATGGGTGGACCTGATCGTTCGCATGGGCAGAACCGTAGAGTACGACCCATCCACTCCAGAAGCCCCCTTCACAGCACTGCTGGCAGACCGGCCCCGCCATGCGGTTATCCTGTCTTCCCGTGGCGGGGTTGGATTCGAGCCGGGAGGGGAGCTGGCGCATATGAATCACCTTGAGCCAGGCCTGACCACAGTGCTTGAGTTTATCGGCATCACCAATGTACATAGCATTGCCATTGAAAATCAGGAGGAAGGCGGCGAGGTGTTGGCGCAATCTGTTGCTGAGGCGGAACGGCGGGTTGATGAACTGGTGCTGGCGTTGCAGGGAACACTGACCAAGGCTGCACCTGCAATGACGTCGCCATCACTGGTAGGCTCGGTGTAA